Proteins from a single region of Synchiropus splendidus isolate RoL2022-P1 chromosome 3, RoL_Sspl_1.0, whole genome shotgun sequence:
- the ablim2 gene encoding actin-binding LIM protein 2, producing the protein MPEESVFQQQVVQSPVKQQKQGKSGGPIACQNCGKPCKGEALRVQNKHFHIKCFVCKVCGCELAQGGFFLRQGEYICTQDYQRLYGTRCFSCQDFIEGEVVSALGKTYHPRCFICASCKQPFPAGDRVTFNGKECICQNCTQPLPSNSPAPIQAVHNCCGCGKEFKNEQSLVALDKHWHLGCFKCKVCNKVLNAEYISKDGIPYCEMDYHAMFGIQCESCKKYITGKVLEAGEKHYHPSCARCARCEQMFAEGEEMYLQGSSIWHPPCRQAAKQEEKSKVTRTSSESITSVPASSASGSPNRVIYAKLGEEMLDYKDLAALPKTKAIYNIDRPDMLSYSPYVSYPSEERHYSEGDGEKSPRQRRPSSPSSNSSLGGYGRYTPTRSPPNYSRPASGPPVPEVILSNKYCSLPRDSSTLAVPPNLMGGVKYHSSWARDSSSSPINLTVGLDGGAGGKCSPTPLGGSGGVSLHLNPTTLAMLQQHNFIPYFRGFKQDPSPDSRTSLHLSLPPPNGSESGRSTPSLSTYSDGKSPSSASTYVAAPRHFHIPETLVKDNIYRKPPIYRQHASRTSWQDGDDGKRTSWMILKNEIDGQMGPDDLDPSKSTCSLPEDIAQPNFPYSKSASLPGYGRNGIYKAAEMMEDVEVDPDSQSWGGMREYKVYPYEMLAVTHRVKVKLPRDIDRTRLERHLSPEDFQQVFGMTLEQFDRLALWKRNDLKKKARLF; encoded by the exons TGTTCCAGCAACAGGTGGTCCAGAGCCCGGTGAAACAGCAGAAGCAGGGCAAAAGCGGAGGCCCCATCGCCTGCCAGAACTGTGGGAAGCCCTGTAAGGGAGAGGCGCTCCGGGTCCAGAACAAACACTTCCAcatcaagtgttttgtttgtaaaG TTTGTGGTTGCGAACTTGCCCAAGGAGGCTTCTTCCTGCGGCAGGGAGAGTACATCTGCACTCAGGATTACCAGCGACTCTACGGTACACGCTGCTTCAGCTGCCAGGACTTCATCGAGGGCGAGGTGGTCTCTGCTTTGGGGAAGACCTACCATCCCCGCTGTTTCATCTGTGCCTCCTGCAA ACAGCCATTTCCAGCCGGTGACCGCGTGACATTTAATGGGAAGGAGTGTATCTGTCAGAACTGTACCCAGCCGCTGCCGTCCAACAGTCCCGCACCCATTCAAGCTGTCCACA ACTGCTGTGGCTGTGGGAAGGAGTTTAAGAATGAACAGTCTCTTGTAGCACTGGACAAACACTGGCACCTCGGCTGCTTCAAGTGCAAAGTCTGCAACAAAGTCCTCAATGCCGAGTACATAAGCAA GGATGGGATCCCCTACTGTGAGATGGACTACCACGCCATGTTCGGCATCCAGTGTGAAAGCTGCAAGAAGTACATCACTGGGAAAGTCTTGGAG GCTGGTGAGAAGCACTACCACCCTTCCTGTGCACGCTGCGCCCGGTGTGAGCAGATGTTTGCTGAAGGGGAGGAAATGTACCTGCAAG GCTCCTCGATCTGGCATCCTCCATGCAGACAAGCAGCCAAGCAAGAGGAGAAGAGCAAG GTGACTCGGACCTCCTCTGAGAGCATCACCTCTGTTCCTGCGTCCAGTGCCTCTGGGTCGCCCAACAGAGTCATCTAC GCTAAACTTGGAGAGGAGATGCTGGACTACAAGGACCTGGCCGCCCTTCCAAAGACCAAGGCCATCTACAACATTGACCGGCCCGACATGCTGTCTTACTCGCCATACGTCAGCTACCCGTCTGAGGAGAGGCACTACAGCGAG GGCGATGGGGAGAAGTCACCCCGTCAAAGGAGACCCTCCAGCCCCAGCTCCAACAGCTCGCTTGGGGGCTATGGACGTTACACTCCCACCAGATCTCCTCCCAACTACAGCAGACCAG CATCAGGTCCTCCAGTGCCTGAGGTAATCCTCAGTAATAAGTACTGCAGTCTACCCCGCGACAGCAGTACTCTTGCTGTTCCCCCCAATCTGATGGGAGGTGTTAAATACCACTCAAGTTGGGCCAgagattcatcttcttcacctATAAACCTCACTGTTGGGCTTGATGGTGGCGCTGGTGGCAAGTGCTCACCCacaccactaggtggcagtggAGGGGTGTCCTTACACCTCAACCCGACCACCCTGGCCatgctgcagcagcacaactTCATCCCGTATTTCAGAG GGTTCAAACAGGACCCGAGTCCAGACTCTAGGACATCCCTACATCTCAGTTTACCTCCTCCAAACG GAAGCGAAAGTGGTCGCAGTACTCCCAGCTTATCCACCTACTCTGACGGAAAATCAccctcctccgcctccacaTACGTGGCTGCTCCTCGCCACTTCCACATACCAG AGACTTTGGTCAAAGATAATATCTATAGAAAACCCCCCATCTACAGACAGCATG CTTCTAGAACTTCCTGGCAGGATGGGGACGATGGCAAG AGGACCAGTTGGATGATCTTGAAGAATGAGATTGACGGGCAGATGGGACCAGACGATCTGGACCCCAGCAAGTCTACTTGTAGTCTTCCTGAGGACATCGCTCAGCCCA ACTTCCCCTACAGCAAATCTGCTTCCTTACCTGGATATGGAAGAAACGGCATCTACAAG GCTGCTGAGATGATGGAGGACGTGGAAGTGGACCCTGACTCCCAGAGCTGGGGAGGCATGCGAG AGTATAAG GTCTACCCCTACGAAATGCTGGCAGTGACACAcagagtgaaagtgaagcttcccagagacaTCGATCGCACCAGACTGGAG AGACATCTGTCGCCTGAGGACTTCCAGCAGGTGTTTGGAATGACCCTGGAACAGTTCGACCGCCTCGCACTC